One Devosia lacusdianchii genomic window carries:
- a CDS encoding ABC transporter substrate-binding protein: protein MKSSILSARQLMAGVGLVALALMAQPAFAEEPKAGGTFKLVGSGDVAGFDPVSARSASVFLHRALTRTLVAFPTDADPKVAAQPVPDLAEAVPSPEEGGLVYRFTIREGAMWNTDEPRQITAEDAIRGFKRLCNPVQPTGTPTYYIGIIKGFAEFCDGFAQVPADVESIRSYVEGTQVAGLTAEDERTLKITLERPTADFTSILALISSAPIAVEMLDYLPNSPELRRNYVGSGPYVIEDYILNEQLNLVRSTTWNADADPLRKAYVDRIEVAFGTPDAGKTQRMIEAGDIDGYFDLSIATADLTRIMENPDDPQLLQFADGAVNPILVLNIASPNNNAALADIRVRQAINYAVNKAAIVQVGGGPAVKQAVDQILTANVIGYEPYSLYPTPNNEGDPEKAKALLAEAGFPDGIELKFSYASGGRYDLYSAALEADLAKAGIKLIMQPAPSRTVMSQMYQNRQATNAGAWDVGMTSIRADWVGDSARTMIVPMFDGEACESSTSNWTCYNNPEVNTLIDTALTANDEAAAAAAWAAADKAIMTDAPIVPLITGKISLYASERMRGTTVNLLFNNVDPTLVWIAE, encoded by the coding sequence ATGAAATCGAGTATCCTGTCGGCGCGTCAGCTCATGGCTGGCGTCGGCCTCGTTGCGCTCGCGCTGATGGCGCAACCTGCTTTTGCCGAAGAGCCCAAGGCGGGCGGTACCTTCAAGCTGGTCGGCTCGGGCGACGTCGCCGGCTTCGATCCAGTATCGGCACGCTCGGCGTCAGTGTTTCTCCACCGCGCCCTGACCCGCACGCTGGTCGCATTCCCCACCGACGCCGATCCCAAGGTCGCGGCCCAGCCGGTGCCTGATCTGGCCGAAGCCGTGCCGTCCCCGGAGGAGGGTGGCCTGGTCTATCGGTTCACGATCCGCGAAGGCGCGATGTGGAACACCGATGAGCCCCGCCAGATCACGGCTGAGGATGCCATTCGCGGCTTCAAGCGTCTGTGCAATCCCGTGCAGCCCACCGGTACGCCCACCTATTACATCGGCATCATCAAGGGCTTTGCCGAGTTCTGCGATGGCTTTGCGCAGGTCCCGGCGGATGTCGAGTCGATCCGCAGCTATGTCGAAGGCACCCAGGTCGCCGGCCTCACCGCCGAAGACGAACGCACGCTCAAGATTACGCTCGAACGTCCGACCGCCGACTTCACCTCGATCCTGGCGCTGATTTCCTCAGCCCCGATCGCTGTCGAGATGCTCGACTACCTGCCAAACTCCCCCGAACTGCGCCGCAACTATGTCGGCTCGGGCCCCTATGTGATCGAGGACTACATCCTCAACGAACAGCTCAACCTCGTGCGCAGCACGACGTGGAATGCCGACGCCGATCCGCTGCGCAAGGCCTATGTCGACCGCATCGAAGTCGCCTTCGGCACCCCCGACGCCGGCAAGACCCAGCGCATGATCGAAGCGGGCGACATAGATGGCTATTTCGACCTGTCGATCGCCACGGCCGACCTGACCCGCATCATGGAAAACCCTGACGATCCGCAGTTGCTGCAATTCGCGGATGGCGCGGTCAATCCGATCCTGGTGCTTAATATCGCCTCGCCCAACAACAATGCTGCGCTGGCCGATATCCGCGTTCGCCAGGCGATCAATTACGCCGTCAACAAGGCCGCTATCGTCCAGGTGGGCGGTGGACCGGCCGTCAAGCAGGCCGTCGATCAAATCCTGACCGCCAATGTTATCGGCTACGAGCCCTATAGCCTCTATCCGACGCCGAACAACGAAGGCGACCCGGAAAAGGCCAAGGCGCTGCTGGCCGAGGCGGGTTTCCCCGACGGTATCGAACTCAAGTTCAGCTACGCCTCGGGCGGTCGCTACGACCTCTATTCGGCCGCCCTTGAGGCAGACCTGGCCAAAGCCGGCATCAAGCTGATCATGCAGCCGGCACCGTCGCGGACGGTCATGTCGCAAATGTACCAGAACCGCCAGGCCACCAATGCCGGAGCGTGGGACGTGGGCATGACCTCGATCCGCGCCGACTGGGTAGGCGATTCCGCCCGCACCATGATCGTGCCGATGTTCGATGGCGAGGCCTGCGAGTCCAGCACCAGCAACTGGACCTGCTACAACAATCCAGAGGTCAATACGCTGATCGATACCGCCCTGACCGCCAACGACGAGGCCGCTGCGGCCGCAGCCTGGGCGGCCGCCGACAAGGCGATCATGACCGATGCGCCCATCGTGCCGCTCATCACCGGCAAGATCTCGCTCTACGCCTCCGAGCGTATGCGCGGCACCACGGTCAACCTGCTGTTTAACAATGTCGATCCGACCCTGGTCTGGATCGCCGAGTAA
- a CDS encoding IclR family transcriptional regulator — protein MNSVRKALVVLETVADLQPVGVSELAAHLKQPKTSVQRALETLHEAAWIRPTGGERTKWELTFRASRLARKAGSHFGLREAALPIMEKLRRETNETVHLAVLDDFEIVLIERLESPHAVRHVEPLGGRAPVLSTATGKAILSCLGEDEVARIYREAVKAESQSVAIAPPPPIDELMRELAEIAARGYATTTSWRQDVFATGAVIAATDRRPIAAVSVSTPAGRATVENRALHAQLLPIAALQISEHLI, from the coding sequence ATGAACAGCGTCCGAAAAGCGTTAGTGGTTCTGGAAACGGTTGCCGACCTGCAACCGGTGGGCGTGAGCGAGCTTGCCGCCCATCTCAAGCAACCCAAAACCTCGGTGCAGCGGGCCCTGGAGACCCTGCATGAAGCGGCCTGGATACGGCCCACGGGCGGGGAGCGCACGAAGTGGGAGCTGACCTTCCGTGCCAGCCGGTTAGCGCGCAAGGCCGGCAGCCACTTTGGCCTGCGGGAGGCGGCACTGCCCATCATGGAGAAACTTCGGCGCGAGACGAATGAGACCGTTCACCTGGCGGTGCTCGATGATTTCGAGATCGTGCTGATCGAGCGCCTGGAAAGCCCCCATGCGGTGCGCCATGTCGAGCCGCTCGGCGGGCGCGCGCCTGTTCTTTCAACTGCGACCGGCAAGGCCATACTGTCTTGCCTGGGCGAAGACGAGGTCGCGCGCATCTATCGCGAGGCGGTCAAGGCCGAGAGCCAGTCTGTGGCCATCGCGCCGCCGCCACCAATCGACGAACTCATGCGCGAGCTCGCCGAGATTGCGGCGCGCGGCTATGCCACGACGACATCATGGCGTCAGGATGTATTTGCGACCGGCGCGGTGATTGCTGCCACCGATCGCCGGCCGATCGCCGCGGTCAGCGTTTCGACGCCGGCCGGGCGGGCGACTGTGGAAAACCGCGCACTACATGCCCAGCTTTTGCCGATCGCGGCGCTGCAGATATCGGAGCACCTTATCTAA
- a CDS encoding FGGY-family carbohydrate kinase, with protein MTTEAQHFIGIDVGTGSARAGIFTADGQMLASAKRDIAIFFEDGEIVEQCSNDIWRAICESVREALTSSGISPTAIGGIGVDATCSLVVIGEGGKPLPVGPSGDPERNIIVWMDHRAVEQARRITRQGHDVLRYVGGTISPEMETPKILWLKENQPETFRAAEHFFDLADYVTWRASGSLARSSCTVTCKWTYLAHEKRWDPTYFQAIGLGELADEGFVRIGTEVVPPGTRIGGLTVEAAREMGLPAGTPVGAGLIDAHAGGVGTVGAIGTAEENMAYVFGTSSCTMTTTKSPAFVPGVWGPYFDAMMPELWLNEGGQSAAGAAIDRLVGLHPASGEAKKKASELGLSLLAYLSQSAVRQSTSASHAIRLADGVHVVPEFLGNRAPFANPDARAVIAGLGMDQSESSLVALYVAGLSGIGYGLRQIIEVQAGHGAPVRRIVISGGAGQDDLVRQILADTSGLSVVASEAAEPVLLGAAILGALAAGLYPSMPEAMSAMTRATTVFEPASQIVALHESRFRTFTRLQQAANADA; from the coding sequence ATGACGACTGAGGCGCAGCATTTCATCGGCATCGACGTCGGCACCGGCAGCGCCCGCGCCGGCATATTCACAGCCGATGGACAGATGCTGGCCTCGGCCAAGCGGGACATCGCCATCTTCTTCGAGGACGGCGAGATCGTCGAGCAATGCAGCAACGATATCTGGCGCGCTATATGCGAGTCTGTCCGCGAGGCCCTGACCTCTAGCGGCATTTCTCCGACCGCCATCGGCGGCATCGGTGTCGATGCGACATGCTCGCTGGTCGTCATCGGCGAGGGCGGCAAGCCGTTGCCTGTCGGACCCTCCGGGGACCCAGAGCGCAACATCATCGTCTGGATGGACCACCGGGCAGTCGAGCAGGCCCGGCGCATTACGCGCCAGGGTCACGATGTGCTGCGGTATGTGGGCGGCACGATCTCACCCGAGATGGAAACGCCGAAAATCCTGTGGCTTAAGGAGAATCAGCCGGAGACGTTTCGTGCCGCCGAACACTTCTTCGACCTTGCCGACTACGTCACCTGGCGGGCCAGCGGCAGCCTGGCGCGATCCTCGTGTACGGTGACGTGCAAATGGACCTATCTCGCGCATGAGAAGCGCTGGGACCCGACCTATTTTCAGGCCATCGGTCTCGGCGAATTGGCTGATGAGGGATTTGTCCGTATCGGAACGGAGGTCGTTCCACCAGGCACCAGGATCGGCGGCCTGACGGTCGAAGCCGCTCGCGAGATGGGACTTCCGGCCGGCACGCCCGTCGGCGCAGGGCTCATCGATGCGCATGCCGGCGGGGTCGGAACGGTCGGCGCTATAGGTACGGCCGAAGAGAACATGGCCTACGTCTTTGGCACCTCTTCCTGCACCATGACGACGACGAAAAGCCCTGCCTTCGTGCCGGGAGTCTGGGGGCCATATTTCGATGCCATGATGCCGGAGCTCTGGCTCAACGAGGGCGGGCAGTCTGCTGCGGGCGCCGCCATCGACCGCCTTGTCGGTTTGCACCCCGCCAGCGGCGAGGCAAAAAAGAAAGCCTCCGAGCTGGGCCTTTCGCTGCTCGCCTACCTATCCCAGAGCGCGGTTCGCCAATCGACATCCGCTTCTCATGCGATTCGCTTGGCCGACGGCGTCCATGTCGTGCCGGAGTTCCTCGGCAACCGTGCCCCCTTCGCCAATCCCGACGCGCGCGCAGTCATCGCCGGACTGGGGATGGATCAGTCTGAAAGCAGCCTAGTCGCGCTCTATGTCGCTGGCCTGAGCGGGATCGGCTACGGGCTGCGGCAGATCATCGAAGTCCAGGCCGGGCATGGCGCGCCGGTGCGCCGGATCGTTATCAGCGGCGGCGCGGGCCAGGACGACCTGGTGCGACAGATCTTGGCGGACACATCCGGTCTGTCGGTCGTCGCCAGCGAGGCGGCGGAGCCGGTGCTACTGGGGGCGGCAATACTGGGCGCCTTGGCGGCAGGCCTCTACCCGAGCATGCCAGAAGCCATGTCGGCCATGACGCGCGCGACGACCGTCTTCGAGCCCGCCAGTCAGATCGTCGCGCTGCACGAGAGTCGATTCCGGACATTCACGCGATTGCAGCAGGCCGCCAACGCGGACGCCTGA
- a CDS encoding SDR family oxidoreductase: MTQQLSGKVAAVTGAASGIGLECARTLHAAGARVVLIDRDAARLDELVAEIGDGAFAVKADLFDRTQVDGLKDSILAVAGGLDIFHANAGSYVGGPVVDGDPDEWERMLNLNINSTFRAVRSVLPHLVAQKSGDVILTSSIAGLVPVVWEPIYTASKFAVQAFVHTLRRQVANDGVRVGAVAPGPVVTALLKDWPKAKMDEALANGSLMQPKEVAEAVLFMVTRARGVTVRDLVILPTTVDL; the protein is encoded by the coding sequence ATGACCCAGCAACTGAGCGGCAAGGTTGCCGCTGTGACTGGTGCCGCCTCTGGCATAGGCCTCGAATGTGCCCGCACCCTGCATGCGGCGGGCGCCCGGGTGGTTCTGATCGACCGTGACGCGGCCCGGCTGGACGAACTTGTGGCCGAGATCGGCGACGGCGCTTTTGCGGTGAAGGCGGATCTGTTCGACCGTACCCAGGTCGATGGCCTGAAGGACAGTATCCTCGCCGTCGCCGGCGGGCTCGATATTTTCCACGCCAATGCCGGCTCTTATGTCGGCGGGCCAGTCGTCGACGGCGATCCTGATGAATGGGAGAGGATGCTGAACCTCAACATCAACTCCACCTTCCGCGCGGTTCGATCCGTCCTACCGCATCTGGTTGCCCAGAAGTCGGGCGATGTGATCCTCACCAGCTCGATTGCCGGCCTGGTCCCGGTCGTCTGGGAGCCGATCTATACGGCCTCCAAATTCGCCGTTCAGGCGTTCGTTCATACGCTGCGTCGCCAGGTCGCCAATGATGGCGTTCGCGTCGGCGCGGTTGCACCAGGTCCGGTGGTCACCGCCCTGCTCAAGGACTGGCCGAAGGCCAAGATGGATGAGGCCCTGGCCAATGGCAGCCTCATGCAACCCAAGGAGGTGGCCGAGGCCGTGCTATTTATGGTGACACGCGCCAGAGGTGTTACGGTCCGCGACCTGGTCATCCTTCCCACAACGGTCGACCTCTGA
- a CDS encoding sugar ABC transporter permease, whose product MTTPDPNSSATLDRADSRVRNDDSFAGAFRGFVDRIRSGDLGMLPVMVGLVLISVVFTALNPVFLAPNNLVNLLFDCATVGVISLGIVCVLMLGEIDLSVGSMSGLASAIIGVLWVNSGMPLALAIVAALGTGALVGFVYAIFYTRLGMPSFVATLAGLLALLGMQLYLLGSTGSINLPFQSDLVRFGQVMIMPDWMSYPLAVLPGAVLAITGWRTSQRRVQAGLAPLAMRLVIAKAVALTVGLGIAVWYLNLGRGLPWMFALFVLIAVVLNYGLTRTKWGRSMFAVGGNREAARRAGINVKRIYMSAFILCSTLAAAGGILGASRLASSSQQAGTGDVNLNAIAAAVIGGTSLFGGRGSAWSAVLGIIVIQAISNGLTLLNLSSSLRYMITGAVLAIAVIVDSLARRSRVSHGRA is encoded by the coding sequence ATGACCACTCCCGACCCGAACAGCTCTGCTACCCTGGACCGCGCCGATAGCCGCGTCCGTAATGACGACAGCTTTGCCGGCGCGTTCCGCGGCTTCGTCGATCGTATCCGCTCGGGCGACCTGGGCATGCTGCCGGTCATGGTGGGCCTGGTGCTCATCTCCGTGGTGTTCACGGCCCTCAATCCGGTTTTCCTGGCGCCGAACAATCTCGTCAACCTACTGTTCGACTGTGCGACCGTCGGCGTCATTTCCCTCGGCATCGTCTGCGTCCTCATGCTGGGCGAAATCGACCTTTCGGTCGGCTCCATGAGCGGGTTGGCTTCCGCCATTATCGGCGTGCTCTGGGTGAATTCAGGCATGCCGCTGGCATTGGCGATCGTCGCGGCCTTGGGCACCGGCGCGCTGGTGGGCTTCGTCTACGCAATCTTTTACACACGCCTGGGCATGCCCAGCTTCGTCGCCACGCTTGCGGGCCTATTGGCCTTGCTTGGTATGCAACTCTACCTGCTCGGCTCGACCGGCTCGATCAACCTGCCGTTCCAGTCCGATCTCGTCCGCTTCGGCCAGGTCATGATCATGCCGGATTGGATGTCCTATCCATTGGCGGTCTTGCCCGGCGCGGTTCTGGCAATCACCGGTTGGCGCACCAGTCAGCGTCGGGTCCAGGCCGGCCTGGCTCCCCTTGCGATGCGGCTGGTGATCGCCAAGGCCGTCGCCCTAACTGTCGGCCTGGGTATCGCGGTCTGGTATCTCAACCTCGGTCGCGGTCTCCCCTGGATGTTCGCCCTGTTCGTGCTGATCGCCGTCGTTCTCAATTACGGCCTGACGCGGACCAAGTGGGGCCGCTCGATGTTTGCCGTTGGCGGCAACCGCGAAGCCGCCCGCCGCGCGGGTATCAACGTCAAGCGCATCTACATGTCCGCCTTCATCCTGTGCTCGACCCTCGCCGCCGCAGGCGGCATCCTGGGGGCCTCGCGCCTGGCGTCATCCAGCCAGCAGGCCGGCACCGGCGACGTCAACCTCAACGCCATCGCTGCGGCGGTGATCGGCGGCACGAGCCTCTTCGGCGGCCGTGGCAGCGCGTGGTCGGCCGTGCTTGGGATCATCGTCATCCAGGCGATTTCCAACGGACTGACGCTGCTCAACCTCTCATCGTCGCTGCGTTACATGATTACCGGGGCGGTGCTCGCAATTGCCGTCATCGTGGACTCGTTGGCTCGTCGTAGCCGCGTCTCGCACGGTCGCGCCTGA
- a CDS encoding ATP-binding cassette domain-containing protein, translating to MSASTQPTTTEPILRLRGISKNFGAVSALADIELDVHPGEVVALVGDNGAGKSTLVKILAGVFQPSAGTIEYLGSPVNLSGPGKALELGIATVFQDLALCENLDVVANLFLGHELAPWQLDEVSMELRAWSLLRELAARIPSVRQPIASLSGGQRQTVAIARSLLLEPKIIMLDEPTAALGVAQTAEVLNLIERVRDRGLGVIIISHNMEDVRAVADRIVVLRLGRNNGVFTAETSHHELVAAITGAAENSVTRRQQSRAEQAATREAGL from the coding sequence ATGAGCGCATCGACGCAGCCGACCACAACCGAGCCCATCCTCAGACTGCGCGGCATTTCCAAGAATTTCGGCGCCGTCTCGGCCCTGGCCGATATCGAGCTCGACGTGCATCCCGGCGAGGTCGTGGCCCTGGTTGGTGACAATGGCGCGGGAAAGTCCACGCTGGTCAAAATCCTGGCCGGGGTGTTCCAGCCCAGCGCCGGAACGATCGAGTATCTCGGTTCGCCGGTCAATCTGAGCGGGCCGGGCAAGGCGCTCGAACTGGGCATAGCCACCGTCTTTCAGGACCTCGCCCTGTGCGAGAACCTCGATGTCGTCGCCAACCTGTTTCTCGGGCACGAACTGGCGCCCTGGCAGCTCGACGAGGTCAGTATGGAATTGCGGGCATGGTCGCTGTTGCGCGAGCTTGCCGCACGCATTCCGTCAGTTCGCCAACCGATCGCGTCACTGTCTGGCGGCCAGCGCCAAACCGTCGCCATCGCTCGTTCGCTGCTGCTCGAACCCAAGATCATCATGCTAGACGAGCCCACCGCGGCACTGGGCGTGGCCCAGACGGCGGAGGTGCTCAATCTTATCGAACGCGTCCGCGACCGGGGACTCGGGGTGATCATCATCAGTCACAACATGGAGGACGTGCGGGCCGTCGCCGATCGGATCGTCGTGCTGCGCCTCGGCCGGAACAATGGTGTGTTCACCGCCGAAACGTCCCACCACGAACTTGTGGCCGCCATTACCGGCGCCGCCGAAAACTCCGTAACCCGCCGTCAGCAATCGCGTGCCGAACAGGCCGCCACTCGTGAGGCCGGACTATGA
- a CDS encoding sugar ABC transporter substrate-binding protein, with translation MMNNTAIRTAAALAISLAGAVAANAATTVAFLMPDQASTRYEEHDWPGFQAAMAELCADCTLIYQNANADAALQQQQFNSVIAQGATIVVLDPVDSAAAAALVEIAHSQDVKVIAYDRPIPDLPADYYVSFDNEGIGYAIAQSLVEHLKAEGVAAGSGVLQVNGSPTDAAAGLIRDGIDRALDASGYETLAEFDTPDWAPPAAQEWVAGQITRFGDQIVGVVAANDGTAGGTIAALKAAGVDPVPPVSGNDATIAALQLIIAGDQYNTISKPSEIVAKAAAEVAVALMNGETPEATHTLYETPSQLFTPAVVTAENIKELIFDSGIQTAAEICTGEYAAACGELGIQ, from the coding sequence ATGATGAACAACACCGCTATCAGAACTGCCGCCGCGCTGGCGATCTCGCTAGCCGGCGCTGTTGCCGCAAATGCCGCGACCACCGTCGCCTTCCTGATGCCCGACCAGGCATCGACCCGCTATGAGGAACACGATTGGCCGGGCTTCCAGGCCGCCATGGCCGAGCTGTGCGCCGATTGCACGCTGATCTATCAGAATGCGAATGCGGACGCCGCTCTGCAGCAGCAGCAGTTCAATTCCGTCATCGCGCAGGGCGCAACCATTGTCGTGCTCGATCCGGTCGACTCGGCGGCAGCTGCCGCTCTGGTTGAGATAGCCCACTCGCAGGACGTGAAGGTCATTGCCTATGACCGTCCCATCCCGGATCTGCCGGCGGACTACTATGTCTCGTTCGACAATGAGGGCATCGGCTACGCCATCGCCCAGTCGCTGGTCGAGCACCTCAAGGCCGAAGGCGTTGCCGCCGGTTCGGGCGTGCTCCAGGTCAACGGTTCGCCGACCGATGCGGCTGCCGGGCTGATCCGCGACGGCATCGACCGCGCTCTCGACGCTTCCGGCTACGAAACGCTGGCCGAGTTCGATACGCCCGACTGGGCCCCGCCCGCTGCCCAGGAATGGGTTGCCGGTCAGATCACCCGGTTCGGCGACCAGATCGTCGGCGTGGTGGCCGCCAATGACGGCACCGCGGGCGGCACGATAGCCGCTCTCAAGGCGGCTGGTGTCGATCCCGTTCCGCCGGTTTCCGGCAATGATGCGACGATCGCAGCCCTACAGCTGATCATCGCCGGCGACCAGTACAACACGATCTCCAAGCCGTCCGAGATCGTGGCCAAGGCCGCCGCCGAAGTTGCCGTCGCCCTGATGAACGGGGAGACGCCAGAAGCGACCCATACGCTCTACGAAACGCCGTCCCAGTTGTTCACTCCGGCCGTCGTCACTGCCGAGAACATCAAGGAACTGATCTTCGACTCCGGCATCCAGACCGCCGCCGAGATCTGCACTGGCGAGTATGCCGCCGCCTGTGGCGAACTGGGCATCCAGTAA
- a CDS encoding helix-turn-helix domain-containing protein codes for MQPDLELVRIGETESFKAWEHGYPFHTVRWHFHPEYELHLVCATSGRYFIGDFIGQFTPGNLILVGPNLPHNWISEVADEASVPLRSRVMQFTEDFIGRTIQCFPELAGTRQLFERSRAGVLFSAETAGRVSDSMRKVIHASGAERVALFLGIVAELEKDRDAQTLTSQHYLPDPSGFMSTGINEVLSHINDNLTEELDETTLARLAGVTPSTLSRSFKRHTGQSLTKYVNRLRVTLACQLLMSSEFGSVTDVCYASGFNNVSNFNRQFLALRGVTPTQFRRLLLENKSFEEAA; via the coding sequence GTGCAACCGGATCTAGAACTCGTCCGTATCGGCGAGACAGAGTCCTTCAAGGCGTGGGAGCACGGCTATCCGTTTCACACGGTCCGCTGGCACTTCCACCCCGAGTACGAACTGCACCTGGTCTGCGCGACGTCCGGCCGATATTTCATCGGCGACTTCATCGGTCAGTTCACACCCGGCAATCTCATCCTGGTCGGGCCCAACCTGCCCCATAACTGGATCAGCGAAGTCGCGGACGAGGCCAGCGTGCCTCTGCGCAGCCGCGTGATGCAGTTTACCGAGGACTTCATTGGACGCACCATCCAATGCTTTCCGGAACTCGCGGGCACCCGTCAATTGTTCGAGCGCAGCCGCGCCGGCGTCTTGTTCAGCGCCGAGACGGCGGGCCGCGTGTCGGACTCCATGCGCAAGGTCATCCATGCGAGCGGCGCAGAGCGTGTAGCGCTGTTCCTGGGCATTGTCGCGGAACTCGAGAAGGACCGCGATGCCCAGACCCTAACCAGCCAACACTATCTGCCTGATCCATCCGGATTCATGTCGACCGGGATCAACGAGGTCCTGAGCCACATCAATGACAACCTCACCGAGGAGCTCGACGAAACCACCTTGGCGCGGCTTGCCGGCGTTACCCCATCGACGCTGTCGCGGAGCTTCAAGCGGCATACCGGCCAATCGCTGACGAAGTATGTCAACCGCCTGCGGGTGACGCTGGCCTGCCAGCTTCTGATGTCCTCCGAGTTCGGTTCGGTGACGGATGTCTGCTACGCGTCGGGCTTTAACAACGTGTCCAATTTCAACCGGCAGTTCCTGGCGCTGCGTGGCGTGACGCCCACCCAGTTCCGGCGCCTCCTGCTGGAAAACAAGAGCTTTGAGGAGGCGGCATGA